Proteins encoded within one genomic window of Bacillus thuringiensis:
- a CDS encoding DUF4181 domain-containing protein, which translates to MGISTILLIIIGLGIGGYFIEQFLRRKLNMEKRGFFEYKHVNSLHVKLEIGLIIIYVISSCYYMFKFENAKMTYVMFTYLGISWTLRAWMEWKYDRKSKEYILSIMGMVSFILMLSILFHFVPLAT; encoded by the coding sequence ATGGGTATTTCTACAATTTTGCTTATTATTATTGGACTTGGTATAGGTGGTTACTTTATAGAACAGTTTTTAAGAAGAAAATTAAATATGGAGAAAAGAGGCTTTTTTGAATATAAGCATGTGAATAGTTTACATGTAAAATTAGAAATAGGGCTTATTATTATTTATGTAATAAGTAGTTGTTATTATATGTTTAAATTTGAGAACGCTAAAATGACTTATGTCATGTTCACTTATTTAGGGATATCATGGACTTTAAGAGCATGGATGGAATGGAAATATGATAGAAAATCAAAAGAATATATACTTTCAATAATGGGAATGGTTTCTTTTATATTGATGCTCTCGATACTATTTCATTTCGTTCCACTTGCAACGTAA
- a CDS encoding PP2C family serine/threonine-protein phosphatase — translation MHTTNNRQYAWVGSRKMCLDEVSVKQYGDIVLGTYGGNISAGAKKNEDGALVWSNGDWEFAVILDGHNSAESVDLVVNTIQKEYENIKEMMNESIDTVFRSFENHILTTFQSSSFKEKCQRIKGETACLLCVRKENYIWWLSIGDCLVYVFHEELHKLGQYALNQRHFYEWIGNVNTFDLPVPCYSTGIRELRNGKNRIVMVTDGVLECGERRYETPVNLYSDMNRNDIKLEESVHHVLEHVHHQFGRDSATVICWDIDNKGEAMYPSDQPDKR, via the coding sequence ATGCATACAACAAATAATAGACAATATGCATGGGTTGGAAGTAGGAAAATGTGTTTAGACGAAGTTTCAGTAAAACAATATGGTGACATCGTGCTCGGTACATATGGCGGGAATATAAGCGCCGGAGCAAAAAAGAATGAAGATGGGGCTTTAGTTTGGTCGAATGGTGATTGGGAATTTGCAGTTATTTTGGACGGACATAATAGTGCAGAAAGTGTTGATTTAGTAGTAAATACAATTCAAAAAGAATATGAAAATATAAAAGAAATGATGAATGAATCGATTGATACAGTATTTCGATCTTTTGAAAATCATATTCTTACTACCTTTCAATCTTCTTCATTTAAGGAAAAGTGTCAAAGAATTAAAGGTGAAACAGCTTGCTTACTATGTGTAAGAAAAGAAAATTATATATGGTGGCTATCTATTGGAGACTGTTTAGTTTATGTATTTCATGAAGAGTTACATAAGTTAGGACAATATGCGTTAAATCAACGTCATTTTTACGAATGGATTGGAAATGTAAACACATTTGATTTACCTGTTCCTTGTTATTCAACAGGCATTCGTGAATTACGTAATGGAAAGAATCGAATTGTAATGGTCACAGATGGGGTATTAGAATGCGGAGAACGGCGGTATGAAACTCCTGTAAATCTGTATAGTGATATGAATAGAAATGATATAAAACTTGAAGAAAGTGTTCATCATGTATTAGAGCACGTTCATCATCAATTCGGACGCGATAGTGCGACCGTTATTTGTTGGGACATTGATAATAAAGGAGAGGCTATGTATCCGAGTGATCAGCCAGATAAAAGGTAA
- a CDS encoding ABC transporter permease has protein sequence MNSIPRIPLGEWVDSFVASLYEHLEGLFRGFSYIIGGFVDLLTNFLTIIPAILMIIILCFLIWYTTRKVSLIIFTLIGLLFILNINYWAQTMQTLALVLTSVIISIIVGIPIGILASQNERFSKFLKPTLDFMQTMPAFVYLIPAITFFGVGVVPGIIASVIFAMPPTIRFTDLGIRQVPEDLIEAANAFGSTASQKLFKVQLPLATGTIMAGVNQSIMLSLSMVVTASLVGAPGLGVDVYRSVTQVNIGMGFEAGLAIVVIAIILDRITQGFHQKRR, from the coding sequence ATGAATAGTATACCACGTATTCCTTTAGGGGAATGGGTCGACTCATTTGTTGCAAGTTTATATGAGCACCTTGAAGGATTATTCCGAGGATTCTCTTATATTATCGGTGGATTCGTTGATTTACTCACTAATTTTTTAACAATAATACCGGCCATATTGATGATTATTATCCTTTGTTTCCTCATTTGGTACACAACGAGAAAGGTATCTTTAATTATTTTTACACTGATCGGTTTATTATTTATTTTAAATATTAACTACTGGGCACAGACGATGCAAACATTAGCACTTGTACTTACGTCTGTTATTATTTCAATTATTGTAGGAATCCCAATCGGAATTTTAGCTTCTCAAAATGAACGCTTCTCAAAATTTTTAAAACCGACATTAGACTTTATGCAAACAATGCCGGCTTTCGTATATCTTATTCCTGCAATTACATTTTTCGGAGTAGGTGTAGTGCCTGGGATTATCGCATCCGTAATCTTTGCAATGCCACCGACAATTCGTTTTACTGACTTAGGAATTAGACAAGTTCCAGAAGATTTAATTGAAGCAGCGAATGCGTTTGGCTCTACCGCATCACAAAAATTATTTAAAGTACAATTACCACTCGCAACTGGAACAATCATGGCTGGTGTGAACCAAAGCATTATGCTTTCGTTATCGATGGTAGTAACAGCATCTCTTGTAGGAGCACCAGGTCTTGGAGTTGATGTATACCGCTCTGTAACACAAGTTAATATCGGAATGGGATTTGAAGCTGGACTTGCTATCGTTGTTATTGCGATTATATTAGACCGGATTACACAAGGGTTTCATCAAAAAAGAAGATAA
- a CDS encoding glycine betaine ABC transporter substrate-binding protein yields the protein MRKKIWLICLALFITMIFTSCNATNANSKGKIKLGVTSWKENIATANMWKVLLEQKGYKVELMYLEKAAIWTGVARGDVDANLEVWLPVTDKPLNDRYKDDIVLKSKWYEGTGLGLVVPSYMKNINSIEDLNAHKDELDNKIVGIEPGSSLMNLTNKAMKEYDIKLKLVQSSEAAMMSELKKAYTKKKPIAVTLWNPHWGFSEFDLKYLKDPKKVYGEKDDIYYSVRKGFEKDHPDIVKYFDKWKMNDEQLGTLMVMLNKTKDPEEAARNWIKKNQSLVDEWIKD from the coding sequence ATGAGAAAGAAAATATGGCTTATATGCCTTGCATTATTTATTACTATGATTTTCACTTCATGTAATGCAACAAATGCAAATTCGAAAGGAAAAATTAAACTTGGTGTAACAAGTTGGAAAGAAAACATTGCAACAGCAAACATGTGGAAAGTTTTATTAGAACAAAAAGGCTACAAAGTTGAACTCATGTATTTAGAAAAAGCGGCGATTTGGACTGGTGTCGCTCGTGGTGATGTTGATGCTAATTTAGAAGTATGGCTACCCGTTACGGATAAACCGCTAAACGATCGTTATAAAGATGATATTGTCTTAAAATCAAAATGGTATGAAGGTACTGGACTTGGCCTTGTCGTACCTTCTTATATGAAAAACATAAATAGTATCGAGGATTTAAATGCTCATAAAGATGAACTAGATAACAAAATTGTCGGTATCGAACCCGGTAGTAGTCTTATGAATTTAACGAATAAAGCCATGAAGGAATATGATATTAAACTAAAACTTGTCCAATCTTCTGAAGCGGCGATGATGAGTGAACTAAAGAAAGCATATACGAAAAAGAAACCAATCGCTGTTACGCTTTGGAATCCGCATTGGGGCTTTTCAGAATTTGACTTAAAATATTTAAAAGACCCTAAGAAAGTATATGGTGAAAAAGATGACATTTATTACTCTGTTCGTAAAGGTTTCGAAAAAGATCACCCGGATATCGTGAAATACTTTGATAAATGGAAAATGAACGATGAACAGCTTGGTACATTAATGGTCATGTTAAATAAAACGAAAGATCCAGAAGAAGCTGCTCGAAATTGGATTAAAAAGAATCAATCGTTAGTTGATGAATGGATTAAAGATTAA
- a CDS encoding quaternary amine ABC transporter ATP-binding protein, with protein MDNTKVRVENVTKVFGKHPQRALTLLKEGKSKSEILKETGMNVGVKKATFEVYTGEIFVIMGLSGSGKSTLVRMLNQLIRPTAGHIYIDGEDIATMGKEELRRVRRTKMSMVFQKFALFPHRTVLQNVAYGLEIQGVPVEERERKALESLKLVGLDHHKDNYPSQLSGGMQQRVGIARALTNDPDVLLMDESFSALDPLIRKEMQDELLELQDKMEKTIIFITHDLDEALRIGDRIALMKDGEVVQIGTPEEIMMSPANEFVEKFVADVNLGKVITAESILKRPETLLIDRGPRVALQIMRNAGVSTVYVVNKKYEFLGILTADDASKAVQKQWPIADLLLNDIPHVYLDTLLEETYAKMAEMKYPLPVIDEKKRLRGIIKRESVIQALAGNIEEEVKDDE; from the coding sequence ATGGATAATACAAAGGTGCGTGTTGAAAACGTAACAAAAGTATTTGGGAAACACCCGCAAAGAGCCCTTACCTTATTAAAAGAGGGAAAAAGTAAATCAGAAATTTTGAAAGAGACAGGAATGAACGTTGGTGTGAAAAAGGCAACGTTTGAAGTATATACTGGAGAAATTTTTGTAATTATGGGTTTATCTGGTAGTGGGAAATCTACGTTAGTTCGTATGTTAAACCAATTAATTAGACCAACAGCGGGGCATATATACATAGATGGTGAAGACATCGCAACGATGGGAAAAGAAGAGTTACGAAGAGTGAGAAGAACGAAGATGAGCATGGTCTTCCAGAAATTCGCTCTATTCCCGCATCGTACTGTTTTGCAAAACGTGGCATACGGATTAGAAATACAAGGAGTACCAGTAGAGGAACGAGAGAGAAAGGCGTTAGAGTCTTTGAAATTAGTTGGCCTAGACCATCATAAAGATAATTATCCAAGTCAACTGAGTGGTGGTATGCAGCAGCGTGTTGGCATTGCAAGAGCGCTTACGAACGATCCGGATGTTTTACTTATGGATGAGTCATTTAGTGCGTTAGATCCACTTATTCGAAAAGAAATGCAAGATGAGCTATTAGAGTTACAAGACAAAATGGAAAAAACAATTATTTTTATTACGCATGATTTAGATGAAGCCCTTCGAATTGGTGATCGAATTGCGTTAATGAAAGACGGTGAAGTTGTCCAAATTGGAACACCGGAAGAAATTATGATGAGTCCTGCCAATGAGTTTGTAGAGAAGTTCGTGGCGGACGTGAATTTAGGAAAAGTAATTACGGCGGAATCTATATTAAAACGACCAGAGACATTATTAATTGATCGGGGACCACGTGTAGCACTTCAAATTATGAGGAACGCCGGGGTTTCTACTGTTTATGTAGTTAATAAAAAGTATGAGTTTTTAGGTATATTAACTGCGGATGATGCAAGTAAAGCAGTTCAAAAACAGTGGCCGATTGCTGATTTATTACTTAACGATATTCCGCATGTTTATTTAGATACTTTACTAGAGGAAACGTATGCAAAAATGGCGGAGATGAAATATCCGTTACCAGTAATCGATGAGAAAAAAAGGCTAAGAGGAATTATTAAACGTGAAAGTGTCATTCAAGCTCTTGCAGGTAATATTGAGGAAGAGGTGAAAGACGATGAATAG
- a CDS encoding HIT family protein gives MKRMVMDMSKNNQEEQNCFICEKHKGNIKVPGGAIYEDELVYIGHVHWDSEETYLGYVMIDIKRHVPGLAELTDEEAKRFGLITSRVSKALKESEGAEHIYTFVSGNGVPHMHMHIIPRYANTPKEFWSPTEVAKWTGAPYGDAAKIKKLCERIREYMVNEYAYNK, from the coding sequence ATGAAAAGGATGGTGATGGATATGTCAAAAAATAATCAAGAAGAACAAAACTGCTTCATTTGTGAAAAACATAAAGGAAACATTAAAGTTCCAGGTGGAGCTATTTACGAAGATGAACTCGTTTACATTGGACATGTTCACTGGGATAGCGAAGAAACATATCTTGGTTATGTAATGATAGATATAAAAAGACATGTACCTGGTCTTGCTGAACTAACAGATGAAGAAGCGAAAAGGTTCGGACTTATAACAAGTAGAGTAAGTAAAGCGCTAAAAGAAAGTGAAGGTGCAGAACATATTTACACTTTTGTTTCAGGGAACGGTGTACCACATATGCATATGCACATTATACCGCGTTATGCAAATACACCAAAAGAGTTTTGGTCACCGACTGAAGTAGCGAAATGGACTGGTGCACCATATGGTGACGCAGCGAAAATCAAAAAACTATGCGAAAGAATACGAGAGTATATGGTGAATGAGTATGCATACAACAAATAA
- a CDS encoding DUF4181 domain-containing protein, translated as MEKVVRKKLNIPKQTDWNSKYVNSAHKWGTRALIISYIIVTMICATLNPIYISNLPILFLITLYCFQSYMEWKFDKESREYVISLGTVPLLIITGIMFNLFFYSYWI; from the coding sequence TTGGAAAAAGTAGTGAGAAAAAAATTAAATATACCGAAACAAACTGACTGGAATAGTAAATATGTAAACAGCGCTCATAAATGGGGGACTAGGGCTCTTATCATTTCTTATATAATTGTTACGATGATATGTGCCACTTTAAATCCTATTTATATTAGTAATTTACCCATTTTATTTTTAATAACTTTATACTGCTTTCAATCATATATGGAGTGGAAATTTGATAAAGAATCGAGGGAATATGTCATTTCTTTAGGAACGGTTCCACTATTAATAATAACAGGAATTATGTTTAATCTTTTCTTTTATAGTTATTGGATTTAA